The following DNA comes from Methanomassiliicoccales archaeon LGM-DZ1.
AGGACGACACCGTGTTATGCCCCGAGTGCGGAAAGGAATACGAGGATGCATACGGCTTCTGCCCTTGGTGCGGGGCCGTCAGCAGGCCTGAGCCGGCCGGCACCGCGGGCGCGGGGAGCACGGCAGATGCCGCGGGGAGCCCTCAGCAGGCGATGATCCCGGGCCTGCCGGCATCCATGGTGCCCAGGATGAGCCCCGCCAAGAGATCGACGGTCTGGCTCCTGTGCTTCATCCTCGCGGCCGGGATCTGCGTCTACGGAAGCGTCTCGCTCTCGTTCCTAGCCGGTTCCGCGGCGCTCCTGCTGGCGACCTACATCCCAGGAGGAGCGTTCTTCCCGATGGCGGGAGGAGGGACCATGGGCCTCATGACCGGGATATTGTTCAGGTCGATGCTGGGCCTGAGCTGACGGCGCAAACCGTATTATCGCAGGTACGCCTAATACCGGCCGAGAGAGGTACGATAAGATGTACTGTCCCAAATGCGGGCGCCCGGTGCCCGAAGGAGCCAGATTCTGCCCCGACTGCGGGGCCTCGATGGACATGGTCTACGGCGGAGACCGGGACGGCACCGCCACCTCCGGAACATACTCGGCGGACAGGCCCCGCCGCGGGAGGGTGAAGGACGATATCCGCTACACCAACAACACAGAGAGCAACATCTCCCTGCTCGTCGGGTTCACGCTCGCGATCCTCGCGACGATATTCCTGACGCCCATCGGCGGATTCGTCGCCGGAGTGATCTTCATGCTCCTCGCCGTAGGAGCATCGGTCCTCGGCATGGTCCCGGGGAACAGGGTGTTCCTCCTGGGCGCCGGAGGCACCGCAGGGTTCCTGATCGGATGCCTGCTGTGGATCATCATATGATATCTGAGGAAAGGAGGAAGATGAGATGTACTGCCCGAATTGCGGGATGATGCTGCCTGAGGGAGCGGATTTCTGCCCCGACTGCGGGACCAGGACCTCAGGGTACGGGAAGACTTCCGGAACACCCGGCACGGCCTCGGTGCCGGAGGACGGGAAGCTCAGGCACAACATCCTCCTGATAAGCTTCCTGCTGAACCTGATCGTCACCTTCGCGCTGGGGTTCGCAGTGGACCTCGTCATCTGCACGATCATCCTCATGGTGCTCTACGGCAGACGCAACCTCTACAGGAAGAACCCTGCGGGCGAGGCGCTCGTCGGATCGGCCATCGGCCTGATCATGGGGATCATGCTCCAGGCAGTCTACCTGTGGCGAGGGGAAAATCAGGCGCCGGCATGCGGCGATGCATGCCCGCCGTCCGTCGAAGGGTTCAGCTGAGGGCCTGAGCGCGGAACGCCGCTATGGCCTTCGTCCATGCCTCGACATCCTCGAGCGGCGTGTCGTTGACGAACCATTTGACCGGCATGATGGATGCTCCGCGGGCCGATTTGCGTATGCCGGGCATGACGTGCCCCTCGTTGCCGATGCTGCCGGAGACGTAGAACGGGCAGACGGTCTTGCCGATGAGGGTGCAGGCCCCGAGGAACCTGTCGACGACCTCCGGTTCCTTGAACATGACCATGGGGAAGCCTACGATGACGGTATCGTACCCGTTGGATGGATCCTTCGTCCATTCGGACTCGGGATCGAGCGCGATGATGTCTGCCTCCATCACGGCGGATATCATCTCGGCGGTGCGTCTGACCGCGCCTCCGATGGAGAAATATGCAACCAGGGGGACCATCCTTTCTTCCAACCAGTTGACGTCCTTCCCCATGTGTTTATTTAAAGATTATCGCGAACTGATACGTAATCGGAATTAATCCATCGCAGAGGGGCGGCAGTCCTCCCGGAAGGGCCCCGGAAGGGCCGGAGAAAGGGTTTTCAGAGCGATCCTGCCCATTCCTTCAGGTCGGGAACGGAAACGGAGGATGAGAACCTCCTTCCCTTGAGCACCTTGGCCTTGGGGACGAGCTTCTGCATCCTGGGGCCGATGCCGTCCATCCCGGAGCTCCCGGAGGTGGCGAAGGGGACGACGGTCTTCCCGGAGAAATCGTAGGATTCCAGGAAAGTGTCGATGATGTTGGGCTCCTTGTACCACCAGATGGGGAAGCCGACGTAGATGACATCGGCGGAAGCGACGGGCGCGCCGCCGTTCTTGATCTGCGGCCTGCAGGAATCATCCTCCTTCTCCTTAGTGGTCCTGGAGCTCTCGTCCCTCCAGTTGAGGTCCGCGGCGGTGTAGGGGGTCTCCGGTACGATCTCGAAGATCTCCGAACCGGTGGCCTCGGCGAGCTTCTCCGCGACGGCCTTGGTCACTCCCGAGCAGCTGAAATACGCGACTAACGACGCCATATTCTCACCTTGGCCCTGAATGGCCGCAGACATATAAATGACTGTCCGTCCGTTAATTCCGTGTTCCCTGCTTTTAATACAAAAGCGCCGTTCTTGGATCACCATGGATGCGGGATCCGCGCTCAGGAAGCTGGCCGAAGGGAACAGGAAGTACGTCGAAGGGCGTTCCGCAGGAGATTTCTCAGAAAGCAGGAGGAGGGAGCTCGCAGAAGGGCAGGCCCCTTTCGCGGCCGTCATAACCTGCTCTGACTCCAGGGTGGTGCCGGAAGCGGTCTTCTCGGCGGGCCTGGGGGAGATCTTCGTCATACGCACGGCCGGGAACACCGCCGGACCGGACGCCCTGGCCTCAGCCTGGTACGCCGCGGACCACCTCCGCGTCCCGCTCATCGTCGTCCTGGGCCACACCGGGTGCGGGGCTGTCTCCGCCGCCCTGGAAGGGCACAGCGGCGGCCCGATGGGGGACATCGTGAAACGGATATCCGCCAACATCGGAGGGGAGCGCGACCCCCGCACCGCCGCGGAGATCAACGCGAGGAGGACGGCCGAGGCGGTGGAGAAGGCCGTTCCCGGCACGGCGGTCGCGGCGGCAGTGTACGACACCGCCGGAGGAGGCGTCCGCTTCCTCCTCGGGGAAGGTGCGAAACCGTTATAATCTCCGTGCTAATGTCTAGCACGCTATGGGCTCCCTGACTGTAGGATTCATCGGACTGGGTCTTATCGGAGGCTCGGTCGCACGCGCGCTGAAGAAGGCCGATCCGGGCACCGTCGTCATGGCCTACGACAGGGATGCCGAGTCCCTCGCCGAGGCGTACAAGGACGGGACGGTGGACATCCTCCTCTCGGGCATCGACTCCCGCTACTCGGACTGCGACATGATCTTCCTGTGCGCCCCCGTCAGCACCAACATGGAGCTGGCGGCGCAGGTCGCCCCGTTCATGAAGCCCGGCTGCATCCTCACCGACGTCGGCAGCGTCAAGGCCCGCATGCACCGCAGGATCGGAGAGCTGGGCCTGTCTGATCGTTTCATCGGCGGGCACCCGATGGCGGGCAGCGAGAGGACCGGCTACAGGAACTCCAAGGCGCTGCTCCTGGAGAACGCCTACTACATCATCACGCCCACGCCCGAGACCTCCCCGGAGGACCTGGAGCGCTTCCGCTCCCTGGTCGCCTCCATGGGCGCCATCCCGATGGTGATGGACCCGGAGGAGCATGACACGGTGACGGCGGCGGTCAGCCACCTCCCCCACGTTATCTCCGCGGCGCTGGTGAACCTGGTGAAGGACTCCGACTCGGACGACGGCCGGATGCGGACGGTCGCCGCCGGCGGCTTCAAGGACATCACGAGGATCTCGTCCTCGTCGCCGGAGATGTGGCAGAGCATATGCGCCGAGAACTCGGAGAACATATCGCGCCTGCTGTCCCTCTACATCAGCGACCTGGAGGGAGCGAAACGCCTCATAGACGCCCGCGACAGGGAGGGGCTGAGGGCGATGTTCGACAGTGCCAGGCGTTACCGGGAGACCTTCCCGTCCGCCTCGGCGGGCCCCATCAAGACGGACAATGCCATCCATGTGGAGATCCCGGACAGGCCGGGGGCCCTGGCGGTGGTGCTGACTATGCTGGCCTCTGCATCGATCGACGTCAAGAACGTCGGCATCGTCCACAACCGCGAGTTCGAGACCGGATCGCTGAGGATAGAGCTCCACAGCGAGAGGGATGTGGAGAAGGCCTCCGGCATCCTGAAGGGCTACGGGTACGCCGTCACCGTAGGATGAGGCCCCGTCGCGCCCTGCGTGCGAGGACCGCGTCCCTCAGCTTCCTGACCGATTCGGCGCCGTTCTGGTCGAAAACATCCGCGCCGGCCCTTTTAGCCCCTTCCTCCGAGACCGGCTGGCCTCCACAGCAGAACACGATGCGGTCCCTGATGCCCAGTTTCCTGAGCTCGCTGTCCACCGCCCTCATCTTGGTGTCTATGGAGGCGAACTCCCCGGACACCACGCAGGCCGTGACCCCGTCCTGCCTGCAGCGGGCGGCGATGTCGTCCGGCATCATGCCCTCCTCGACGATGTCTGTCTCGAATCCTTCGATGCCCAGGAGGAGAGCCATCAGGTTCCTGCCCTCGGTGTGGATGTCCAGGGTGGCGACGACCGCCTTGCCCAGGTCCGGCCTGGGTATGCCCAGCGCCTCGCGCACCTCGTAGGCGGTCTTCACGGTGCCCATGAGCTTGGGGAAGACCGTCTTCCCGGCGGTGTACCCCTTCTCGGCCCTGAACACGGCCTCGCGCACCTCCGCCTCCGCTTCATCCCTGCCCATGCCCTCCGC
Coding sequences within:
- a CDS encoding zinc ribbon domain-containing protein: MLCPECGKEYEDAYGFCPWCGAVSRPEPAGTAGAGSTADAAGSPQQAMIPGLPASMVPRMSPAKRSTVWLLCFILAAGICVYGSVSLSFLAGSAALLLATYIPGGAFFPMAGGGTMGLMTGILFRSMLGLS
- a CDS encoding zinc ribbon domain-containing protein, producing the protein MYCPKCGRPVPEGARFCPDCGASMDMVYGGDRDGTATSGTYSADRPRRGRVKDDIRYTNNTESNISLLVGFTLAILATIFLTPIGGFVAGVIFMLLAVGASVLGMVPGNRVFLLGAGGTAGFLIGCLLWIII
- a CDS encoding zinc-ribbon domain-containing protein, which encodes MYCPNCGMMLPEGADFCPDCGTRTSGYGKTSGTPGTASVPEDGKLRHNILLISFLLNLIVTFALGFAVDLVICTIILMVLYGRRNLYRKNPAGEALVGSAIGLIMGIMLQAVYLWRGENQAPACGDACPPSVEGFS
- a CDS encoding flavodoxin — protein: MGKDVNWLEERMVPLVAYFSIGGAVRRTAEMISAVMEADIIALDPESEWTKDPSNGYDTVIVGFPMVMFKEPEVVDRFLGACTLIGKTVCPFYVSGSIGNEGHVMPGIRKSARGASIMPVKWFVNDTPLEDVEAWTKAIAAFRAQALS
- a CDS encoding flavodoxin, with protein sequence MASLVAYFSCSGVTKAVAEKLAEATGSEIFEIVPETPYTAADLNWRDESSRTTKEKEDDSCRPQIKNGGAPVASADVIYVGFPIWWYKEPNIIDTFLESYDFSGKTVVPFATSGSSGMDGIGPRMQKLVPKAKVLKGRRFSSSVSVPDLKEWAGSL
- a CDS encoding carbonic anhydrase; the encoded protein is MDAGSALRKLAEGNRKYVEGRSAGDFSESRRRELAEGQAPFAAVITCSDSRVVPEAVFSAGLGEIFVIRTAGNTAGPDALASAWYAADHLRVPLIVVLGHTGCGAVSAALEGHSGGPMGDIVKRISANIGGERDPRTAAEINARRTAEAVEKAVPGTAVAAAVYDTAGGGVRFLLGEGAKPL
- a CDS encoding prephenate dehydrogenase; the protein is MGSLTVGFIGLGLIGGSVARALKKADPGTVVMAYDRDAESLAEAYKDGTVDILLSGIDSRYSDCDMIFLCAPVSTNMELAAQVAPFMKPGCILTDVGSVKARMHRRIGELGLSDRFIGGHPMAGSERTGYRNSKALLLENAYYIITPTPETSPEDLERFRSLVASMGAIPMVMDPEEHDTVTAAVSHLPHVISAALVNLVKDSDSDDGRMRTVAAGGFKDITRISSSSPEMWQSICAENSENISRLLSLYISDLEGAKRLIDARDREGLRAMFDSARRYRETFPSASAGPIKTDNAIHVEIPDRPGALAVVLTMLASASIDVKNVGIVHNREFETGSLRIELHSERDVEKASGILKGYGYAVTVG